ttctagtCAAATCGCAAGGTTTGAACTTAagccaaattttgaaaaataaaatttggcaACCGAATTAGTTTGATTACCCGAAGAAATAGACTTTACTTTCTACCATAGATACAGAAATGTTGAAAGTTGTAGGAGCATCATGGGCTCAAACCCAACTGTCGTGGTGTTTGATTATTGCAATTACTTTGTTGGGTTTGCTAGCATTTTATTTTGGAGGAACGATCAGGTAAAAATTTGATGTTTAACAACTGTTTTATAACCATCTGACTATTATTGCGTGTTTGTTCAGAAATGAGTATGATGGTAAATATGCCGCAACAGCCTTTTGGAGCAAAGAATTTGGAATGAGAATTGATTTCTGTGGCCAAAATAACGACCCGCTTACAGTTAGAAAAGGAGTGGCAAGAGCTTATTATAGACCAGATTTATCTGAAAACGGGTAACaacaaatatcatatttataattattaaagctcggtgatttatatattatatagtatatatatatatattttatataattaaatttagatgGGCAGTTTTAGAAGTGGAGACTCAGGCGGAATACCCGGACTACGTACAAGCTAAGGCTGCTGGATATTTGGAAGGAAGTTTGACATGGAGGATGATTTATTGGCACTGGAAGAACACAGTGGAAAACACATGTATCGGGAGAAGGAACTTCTGTGAACGAATAAGAAAGTATTTAGAAGAAAATGCTGAAGAAATCAAACGAATGGCAAAACGACGAGGCGAATCAGACCCATTTTGGCaccaagtaattttaaaatatttttaaaactgtttcgaaaaaaatatcataaaactgtatttttgcCTAGGTTAACATGTTTTACACGCAATTGAAAGCATTGGAGGATGGTTGGCGATTTGGTGTAAAAAGAAGTAGACAAGACATTGACATACCATCTGTGGACTTCTTGTAAgtctattgttttattttcatcgtTTGAAACTGAAAGCTTTTCGTCAATACTATCATAagtagatttatatttataatgtgtttacattaattaacACAGTTTGATATATTAATCCCATTAAtaccaaatttaatattgtactagTAAGACATTGATAGAAAGTGTAATTTCACgtgaaaaatacaattgattGTTCTCAGGTGGATGAACATAATGCCGGATTTAAAAAACTTTGAACAAAAATGGAACGCATCAAAAGATTTTAATCCAGATAAGCCACCATTATCTGCTACATTGGTAAAAATTATCAGCACTAACCCAATTGACTTTGTATTAGCTCAATCTGCATCTGGATAGTAAGTTTACGTTAATACCTGTCTATGCATTCAATGTtttgatagtttaaaaataataataataatattcgtattttcAGTTACGGGTCAATGTTGCGCATACAGAAACGCTACAATTTTGGTTTCCATGAAACTCAAAGCGACGATAGTGCGCTTGTTAATGGAAAGATAGTTGAGTTTACGTCGTATCCTGGATCAATTTATTCTCAAGATGACTTTTATAAGGTCATCAAGAAAGGTTCTAAGACGGAGACTACTGTTGTAGGGAcagaattacaaaataacaacaGACAACTCTGGGAAAAGATAATGAAGACCGATCAAGTATTTAAACATTCACAGTGCTTaagaatacaaatatacaatgtagagttttttaaaggaaaattgTGTTTCAACAGGTCCTGTTGGGTGCAAGAATCATGGCGGCCAATCGTTTAGCGAGTAACAGTAAGAAATGGTATGAGGTGTTTTCGAGAAACAATAGCGGCACCGGAAACAAACAGTGGCTGGTCATCAGCACAAATAGCACATCAATTGCATTTGGAGTCATCGAACAAATGCCCGGCATTGTTAGCTACGAAGAACTTTCAAAAACACTTTTGTCCACCGGTTATTGGGTCAGCAATAGTAATCCGTGTCTCAAGGTCAGTTGTTTAAATATCGCGCAATTAGTTCGTACACTATGGACTATGGTGAATGTATTTTCTAGGTTTCATGCTAGCGCGATCGGTCTAAAATGTGCACTATCCCCTCGACATACACTTCCAAAGAAGATTCAGCATGAGTACGCGCACATTTAGACATCAAGACGAATGTCGACTACCCAcagccataaaaaaaatacccaaaTATATTACATCTGCGGGTTAAATATTTCGCCATATTCACTATATTTGAGAcactaaatatgtaaataatatatacagccataatatacctaggtatagtttatacaattagGCTAACGTGACGGACTGATTTTCACTTTccaaaaatcatttatatacaCAACAGTCGACAAATGTCATTCAACAATTAAAAGTATTCCTTTTTCTctgcaaaaacataatatacatcgatatacagtattacagtataggtaaatgcaaatatatatttttaaaaactatgtaataacttaaacaatTTAGCCCATCGTCAACATTTCACTGTTTGTACGTTTTAGATCGAAATAACGGTTAAAAAGTTTCGAGACGTCAAACGTCTACTTATATAGGACCAACTTCTAGCTACCACACACATTTTCAGTGTTGTTATACTCCTGAGACCCgttgaaaaacataaatatgagGCCTCGCGCCAATATATTTAAGtgcaatataggtacttcatgtattttataaacGCTTTGCCcgagaaatgtttttttttttttttttaaatcgtctCTTGTGCGGTTCGCAGGAAACTGTTTACATGTCGGGCGCTGACGGACGGGACGCTGCTGATCACCCGGTGGCAAACATACTGCGCAGCGGACAGCTGAACGTCACCGACATTGGAACGCTTGTGGACCTGATGCGGGGCACCGAAATGTCACTGATCGGCCGAACAGACCTGCTGGGCGTCAAGACCAACGCCATGTTCCGCCGGTTCGCCAATCAGTCGTTTGTGGAACAGCTGACCGCAGCCAACCGGCTCCAGTCGGCCGACGCCACGGCGCCGCTAAAAGACGACCGGACGACGATCGTCACGAACCGGCTACCGTCGTCCGCGGCGTCCGACGACAAGTTGGACGTGGACAAGTGCTTCACGGGAACGGTGGACCTAAAGGTCACTTCGGCGAACATGAACGGTTACTACGCGGCCTCCGGGCCACCGTTCACCATGGACCGCTCCGAGGTCGAACCGTTCCGGTGGTCCGAGAGCCCAATCAGGCACTTGCCGCATTACGGGCACCCGGATGTCTGGGACTTCGAAGTGGAGGGCGTCGTTTGGGTTTGGAAATGATGACTGGAGATCTTGCATGCGTATcgcaatactataatattatactacccgTGTNNNNNNNNNNNNNNNNNNNNNNNNNNNNNNNNNNNNNNNNNNNNNNNNNNNNNNNNNNNNNNNNNNNNNNNNNNNNNNNNNNNNNNNNNNNNNNNNNNNNAAACACTTTACAGTACCTATAACGTACTATATACGTAAACGGCTTACAAATGGAAATTTATGTCtcacctaaaaaaatatattacacaagcTCGCGTTTTTGTTTTGTCCGGAAAGTCCTACACTCCTACCTaacataattagtaattactatataatatgtgatacctacctatatactatagacgatagtaataatatacagtctagagatgaataattattgtgattacgGGTGAAATCAAATGACCANNNNNNNNNNNNNNNNNNNNNNNNNNNNNNNNNNNNNNNNNNNNNNNNNNNNNNNNNNNNNNNNNNNNNNNNNNNNNNNNNNNNNNNNNNNNNNNNNNNNTATGATTCCCGTTTCAcccaaaatagtatttaaaattaaccttGGCAATAGTTCAGTCAAATATTATAAGCGAACGTCAAGaaaaaatgatgataaaatacttttggtttattatatttggaCCCCAAAGAAATGtctaaatgttttattgaaGGAGCGAAACGGGAATcatatagaaacaaaattttgGGGTAAAGGTTACACGGGTGAAACGGGCTACGCCCCGGTCAATACTTTTATCTCTAATGACCTGATGCGTGTTATCGttagtttcaaattaatttttggctATTTAAGAAACTCTTTCTCACTCTTAGACTTCGCAATTTAAACGTGTAAATAATGAACTAAAGAGACTTGTAATACTTATCCTAAAAGCTGTgaatttaaaactcaaaatgACAAGAAAAGTTTCATCTTTGGATCTAACTGTACCCCCGATTCATTCTCGGTTCACATGCCTTTATTAGTATCACAGGTTCTTCAGGAAACTTTTAAACGTGCTAAATGAGAGTacaatatactagtataatatggtGTCCCTGAGTTAAATTCTTCGTTAGTTCCTCAATGGATAATTGATGACACTACGGTCTCATTGATCTCCTGTCACAATAAAATGTGTCACTTCCGGTATCGTCAAGGCTCATTGGTCTTGGCACCCATAAAACTGGTGTATTTTGACTTCTCAAGATcttttgtaacaataaaaatggCTATTAAAATTGTCTAACCAACTACGACAATGCTAAGATTGCTGATTCAACCAGGCCAGTTGCTTTCCGTCTGGTCTTTGAACTAGATTGTGAAACCATACCGTTGAAAGTGATTTTTCATCCAAGTTAGGGAATGGAATCCCAACAATTATCCTTGGTCAATCAAAAAGTGGCATCCCTGCTCATCATTGTATCTTACACCAGTTCTTGCTTCATCTTTGGGATAGAATTTTCAGATACATTGGTCTTAATCACTAGTCGAACTGTTACCAAATCGAATATATTCTTATTTGCATGTATCATATAATCTTAATTGTTCCATCTGTAAGAATTCTAGATCTACATTTAAAACTTCatgatttcaatatatttgtcaCAAAAATAAAGATTTCTTCTTAGAACCGTCTACAGTTTATGTAAATAACCATTAATAACAATGTACCTAAATCTAGTTCTCACAGTCATAAAACTTGTGAAAATGATATCAACTGTCAGAATATTCGTTTACCAAACTCAACTTGATTTAGACAGGGCTAACATTCCTCTCCACTCCCTCTCTTCATTCTCTGctacattttaatgtttcttCTCACTCAACTtagttaaatttttcttttgttgctCCTTTTCACAGCACTAACTATGGTAGAAATAATCCTATTCAGTATAACGTGCTTGGGTTATGAGCTCgcaaacttattttaaatgattatcagtgatattatttttatttgttttactacCATCTGCTATAGTATTAAtgattcttaataattttcttgtttacttaatatttatgttaaattgtttacttATGTATTGTTATCATGAAATTCTCTATTACAtgcttttattttgaatactgTTTAAAtatccactgtttacttttaccATAGAtgacgtatgccacgcccccctggagactGTGTTCAAGACCTACAATCACCCGATGTGGCCAATTCAAGGAGTTTCATACGCCTGGTCTCACCAAGACTCATAGTTCATATGGTATATGGAAGGTCTGTCTATTAGTATAAGATCTATGCAAATAACATGATATAAAAAAGGGATATTCCGATGTTCGAGAAAGAGTTCTtaggatttaaataaaaaataaaattactattcaatttaaaaacacttACCACCCAGTTGGCCACTGCATTTTCTGGTAAACCAGCCAACCAAATTTGGATAATGTTATCTATAGATTCAACAATATGATCATCCTTTGGACACCTCACCAATGCTAAGTTAAATGGTATTTGAGCTCCAGGGTTCGTTGAGTTTCCGtaatattgcattaatatatttacgtcTGCATAAGCTTCTGATGCCATTAAACTGTAGaacataatgaaaaattatcatttgtattaattaaatgtctttatttaattgtatgttataatattgtcggtCTCCCCTGCAATGGTTGCGTCGGTTGGCCCCACTAGTCCTGCCACCCGACTTGTCACGATGTCCTCTCTGATGGCACGACACTGAGTGTCGGACACTTTCTCGCTTTTCTAGTCCCCTATTAATTCTATGGATGGTGAGAGAACGCTACAAGGTGATGAACAAAACTAGTTCATTTTCGCAAATTCCAACCACTATACCAGCCCAAATGCTGATCGCTATCAACGCCAGCCACCGCTACCACCATTGCCGAGAGTGTGGAATTTACAGTGGCGAGTAGGTTATAGAGTGGGGGACATTTGGGCATGAAACTCAGCAGCTCGTTCATTTATTTGTCCTCCACTCACAAAGAGGCCGATTTACCTCTAAACTACGCAATGTTCATTctgcattattaaataaaccaaatattaaCTACAACGGCTCGTCTTATTAATTATCAGCTTTATTTCAGATAGCGAACGCCATGATCACACATAACCCGCGTAtcgtatgattataatatcaaattatttaagatatacaaataaaatgttttagaaaataCCCGTCAACATACTATATATGATGTACCTAGAAATTGTTATGTTCTTgctttttgtataattatcCATAAACGCCTTCCATTCTAATACAGTATTTATAACTTCTGGTTGATTTGTAGTGTATATATGATCTGGTTCACTGTATTCAGTTAAATTGCTCATTCCTGGCCTCAATGGTTCAtcatataatgaaatattttcgtataaaaAATCGACAGCATCGAACCGGAATCCAGAAACTCCTTTATCCATCCAAAATTCTATTACGTTCTAAAATATCAAGACCATGGGTAGGTACGtgtgtaaaaaatacataaaatgtaatacatattgttatattcactataactatttttagattctgaatggaacgaaataaataagttttatttcacAACGACGCGTGTGGTCGCCTTTTTAGTCCTTTTTTGTCACCTTCAGAAACAGTGAAAAAtcttgaattttcaattttatttcctTACAGAAAACTAAAACTAGTTAGAACTtaaaaaatagacatttttcagaacttttttaatacatttttattttgttgtacctaaataattaataaaatttgtaatttttaccagatttaaataggtaagtattttatagacatggtaaaatattgattaaaatattgtaataatgacaTAGTGACATATATTCACcattcagaattgtttttcatatgtCGTCCCCGGGTTTTTATATAGCAACTTACCAAAATTTGTTTGTTAACATCAGGATTTCTCAAGTCAAAGTCTGGTTGCTCCTTACTAAATTGATGAAGATAAAATTGATTTCGTTGTTCATTCCATGTCCAAGCGGAACCCCCAAACATACTCAACtgtgtgaaaataaataatttataatgaacaaactcattgatattaaattagttattcttacatacctactactgaaaactaaaaacctaaaagtttaatttctagaaatgtttacattaatggtataacttttttttatgaatattttaagttttgtgCATAATGCTTTGCGAAAATGTAAACACCTGATACTAAAATTTACACTCAAGTAATAGTTTCTTTTTTGCGGTAAGTAGTCaatgtttcaattatttaaagaatatcCGAAAGAGAAATGTGAAGCAAATATActctatttaaaataagaaaactatacGACAGCCGACTAGTCCGAAGGAGCGTGACACGTCAGGTATAAAGAGAAGTGACTTGATGAGGGGAAGAGGGAACGAGTGATACCTGAGAGTACTTGTGTGCTgccgacgaaaactggtcgccgccgTATGAGTGTcatattttgaacagagtatattatatcaagttCATTAACTAACACTATAGTCATTAATATATGgaaaaatgatatatatagttataaaggttaatattttaatattcttatggtattttatataatcaaatcgtcttttaaatactctttttctggataaataactaaaacaagccttgttattaaaaaataaataaatatatatattatacagtgtcgaattgttagtatttataaccttttaaatcattttaaatgccaatataatatttgaccttatgttatttacttatttacccAATTATTTGGTGGTATTGGTGTAATTGATGAGTTAATGAGGAGTTCGTCTTGATTTGAAGCGTTACGCCACATGTAATAATCTTTGTACTTTCCTTCTTGTTTGATTGATTTGTTAAACCACCCGCATTTGTAACTTGAATGGTTTGGTATAAGGTCAATTATCAGTTTAagatctaaaattaaaatgattatttattcaattaatcaaaacatataaatctataattataacaaagtaCGAAATATATTACTTCGGTTGTTCATTTCAAAAACTAATTCTTTGAAATCACCCATTGTTCCAAACATAGGATCTATCATATAAAAATCTTCTACATCATATCCCATATCATCCATAGGTGATTTGAAAAGTGGACCAACCCATAATGTCTCAATACCAAGATCAGTGAAATGATCTAGTTTCTGGATAATACCTGGAAATTAAATACACAAGCAACATAAAATTGTCTTGGCTCTCATGTGATTTATAGACATCAATAATGTtagaatttgttaaatttattttcgatATGTGTCTAGATAATAAAGCTGGAAAACGttatacaaggttccttatgagttatgagttgtAATTAACAAATCAAATACATCGGAACTTAAGTCTTAATTTGTAtaacgttaatatattattattactattctaCTGTATTCAGTATTAACCGAGTGATTTCGTATACAAGCAAGGGTGGGcaagttttaagtatttttttttttcaattaaattaaaatttagttggCAAATActgttaacttaacttaacttactttaGAAGTTTTGCATTTGTCGTGGTGTTTTGATCTGAAACTTTAATTGACTCCCGACTTAACCCGATCTACTACAAACCTATGccaatattttgaaactaattTGAAACATGCTTTATAAATTCGTAAATCTATACTTTGGCAGCTATGGATATATTTCATAGCTGGCCTCCgactcataaaattatatttttaagaaaaaaaaatctatattagttaataaaaaaggtgggtgtCGCTCTTAAAAGTAAGCGGCTACTACATAGCGGCCACCTGAATGACTTGCACATTTTAAGTAGGGTCTTgcaaatacttacaaattgaaaactatCGTTTATTACGTGAATTTGACCTTTTAAATTTCTTGGTTTCATGGTAAAAGTTTGGACTTgcgaattctaaaaatagacttgcaaatacttgaaAGTACCTTGAAAAATAATGGcataggttttaaaaaaaatagcagtactcaggtgggccaacttcacgaaaGTGTTATAATcacttgtatagtattatatctgtgaatatttttttatatattctacgaacttataatttatataaatagtatttggataatatgaaaattaaaaattaacttaagtgtgaatattgaaaataatataatttaacgtagataaaaatgattcaagttaattaaaacagcgaactagtaagttaagttaataagttaaaattaactttacttttaacttattaactcgttaatggcGTCTtgtatatacaagtatataattatctgcaattactgaaaatattaatagtaattataaaaatattatatgacataaaaaatatctttagaaatgtattttaatagttggtacctataaataaaaacttgttttcatgtttgtttttatattaattaatggacATCTTATATAAATACCTTTTAAATCACCAATACCATCATTGTCACCGTCTTTAAATGATCTTGGATACacttgataaattattgtattcgaCCACCATTCGTTAATTGGATTTTTAGCACGGAAATATACATTTCCGTTCACGGTGGCGTAGGTATATGCTATCACCACCAACAAGAAAACATCAAATGTCctcatattgttttaaaatataataaattacctaaaataataaatattcgattattattggttaatataaaaaatataggctTTCAGTACAGAAAAAATGGAAGTGAAGCTGTGAAGAGATAAAATAGGTACCCAAGCACTGTCTATTGACTATAAaatcaacattaaattaatttacatacattGGTTAGTTATGATTAgttttatatggttatataaattagtatttatgttaaaaataatggcaattcaaacaaaaagttaatatctgtacctatctaataaaatgtgttttaataattataatacgaacttatattatttatttaattttttataacaatttaatactttttactatatttttttgtaatttatagattataatatttaaatatatttcctttaaacatcaaaattatgtgaaaaagatataataatattaaaacaaattcaaatatgaattcgttaaaaaaaatgatttttattttttggaacaagctttatattaagtttagtactatttttttttttgttaatcaaAAATAGTTAAACATACACTACATTACACtacatttaaaacttacaacaagTATAAGAAGacagttcaatataataattaattaaaacatttaaattatggtgacaatgaattttgttttttttgtttagaacAACTTTGAGGTGTGTAACTATACAACTGCTGAACTTCTAGTACAATAATGTTCCAACAACTGTATTGCCTATTTTATATAAGCTAATTGTATGAGTTTGATTATGCAAAATCcagttgataatatatttaagaacttaatcacataatacattttgataaatcaatgtgtatatatgtggTACAAACCAGCGTTTTAGCGTGCATTTATGTTACATGTAACACGTAAttgtataaacttaaattaaactaaatttaaacaaattacgtGTAAGTGCTCAGATAAATTAGGATTTAGGAGCTACACTTGATACCTGATATATAGCAGTAAAAccaagtacatttttataagtatttaaactaaaaatgttgaaagtataattattctaaCAAAGTtcttgtataaatgtataatacaattagatCAGCAAtgaaagataattttataaaatccatCTTCTGAGTATAAAAACATAGAGTAAAATTTTGACATTTCTTATTGCATTCTGTACGACTGTACCACCTAGCAGTATTTCTAGGTAATTCAGGGTCAATATATTTATCTGTTAATACGACTACTGACTGAGGTcgcagttataatttatactcggCTTAATAAATGATAGATACTTTAGATCTAAATTCAAAacgcaaaaataataaatgaataaaatattaaacagataatccgttaaatattatacttacttaaatatttcaaattaaaaacataattacctGGGGATGTACCTACGCAGAATTTTCACTTCCTAAGTATACGAATAGTTCATCTTTGAGATTACTTATCATATCAGACAAGATTACTGAAACAGTTTCACAGCCAAAGTTCGTCACAACAATGTATGATTCGTGTTCTAATTGTGACCTGAAAAAAACAAACGTTTAGTAATATACCATCTATAAGGAAATaacacattgttttatttttctaagtaaataattttggttacctctttaaaatgtaaatcgatttagtaatattatacgtctgAAGATCACCGTTTTTTAACATATTGGGGAGATCGTAGGCTTTaaacagtacataataatattgaacaatttaaaaacacgcACCACCCAGTTGGCCACTAAGTTTTCTGGTATATCATTTGTTCAACATACCATACTGTAGCCTGTAGAttcaactaattaaaaaatatactgctAAAaaggatataaataaattataaaaatccatTGGCTGACGGatcgtcaccgctcagaatcgtttttatgtAGATTTTATGTGAATTTTTATATAGCAACTTACTAAAATCTGTTGCTTAACATCCGGATTTCTTATGTCAAAGTCTGGTTGTTCCTTAAAAAACtgatggtaataactaataaaaatgttttcattgttCATTCCATGTCCACGAAGAaccaaaaaaaacatacatttacactatacatatcaatttttttttttaatatctctataatatacatattatgtacattatgtataaatcgtataaataaagaaatatatttactcCTTTATGCCCAAGCTTGTGACGGAGTAAATAGTtaacaatagtaatttaaatagcAACCTTAgaagaaaacaaaatacaatttggaTAGGATATCCTTTCGCAAAAAGAAACAACATTTctcaataagtatatataaaataaaaatacaaaatgtatataggtaatatcaataTTTCTTACTATATTTACACGGCACCACTGCCGTGTAAACATTGATCAGGAACATAATATGCTTGCCAGTGGTTGTTTTTTAAGTTACCCATTTGGGCTGGTCGAAACTTTTAGGCCcctctattaaaaactgaaatgacaccACTgactgtaataataacaatataggtcTACCACCCACTGCCCACGTATAGGTGCTTGAGATAGCGATTAGCGATAACATACCGATGATGGATGACGGtactaaaaaagttattataggtattatatacgtatagcaATCGGCagtattttgatttctaaatcAGTAACCTCTTAAATTGTCAAGTGCGTATAGTCGAATTCAGAGGGAATAAGGAAAACGAGGAGTTCTACTTCCCCTTATTTGTATACTAACACTATTATTGTAGAGTGAATACTCAATagtcattgattaaataataaatattttttaaattttttataacctAGTAAACTATTAGTTGTGTCATCCTCTGTAATTACcgatttagaaataaaaatactgcTGACTGCTGAGGACCCgttcttgtttttattattaaaattataagttataacctaagAAAATCtaggaaaacattttttaacaagtCGTATAATTTCTGACAGCTCTACCAGGATTATACTAGAACACCCACCACCCTTTTAGCTGAGGCACGTGCCTCAAATATAGTCCTTCATCACGCCACTGcaattactttataaaaaattacgatCACACACTCTTGTGTCCCACGCACATTACCGTAAAATACAAATACCGTACGCTGTTAAGATTgaagattttcaagaagaaaaattcGATACGTTTCGATATGGAATAGTTATGTACCGACATGAATAGTTACGTACCGGTTCGTATCGAAGTCTGAGTCCGATACGTATCGCTATTGTATATTGCACATGTAACTTACACAATATGTAACTTTATTGAACACTCTTGAACTCAAATTTCTTCCTTGAAAATCTTGATTTAATAAAGACGAggcttatactaatataatgaaatccaaaatgttttacttatcagttatcatgtCTTTATGTGaggattgttatttgttttcatgttgataaattagatttatcattctaaaatctaaattcttataatattatcttcatgATTATGACAAATGAGTAATGACAACACTTAATACAATATTCGTGTTGTTATAGGAATCAAGCTATTTTTAGATTTCCCAGTACAATATACGATGAGGGAGATCGGGACTATCGAATA
This is a stretch of genomic DNA from Acyrthosiphon pisum isolate AL4f chromosome A3, pea_aphid_22Mar2018_4r6ur, whole genome shotgun sequence. It encodes these proteins:
- the LOC100169105 gene encoding maltase 2 isoform X2, which produces MDDMGYDVEDFYMIDPMFGTMGDFKELVFEMNNRNLKLIIDLIPNHSSYKCGWFNKSIKQEGKYKDYYMWRNASNQDELLINSSITPIPPNNWLSMFGGSAWTWNEQRNQFYLHQFSKEQPDFDLRNPDVNKQILNVIEFWMDKGVSGFRFDAVDFLYENISLYDEPLRPGMSNLTEYSEPDHIYTTNQPEVINTVLEWKAFMDNYTKSKNITISSLMASEAYADVNILMQYYGNSTNPGAQIPFNLALVRCPKDDHIVESIDNIIQIWLAGLPENAVANWVMENHDTSRLSSKFGAESVPIFTALKLALPGIEVTYYGSEIGMEDNMYLRPEQIKDTNIAGIGDPKLRKPRDYERCPMQWDDSSNAGFTEEKKSWLPVNPNYYKLNVETQKKIPTSNYNFYKKMSQLRKTNTLKNGDLQTYNISKSIYILKRSLLEHESYIVVMNFGSETETVILSNIMSNLKDELFVYLGSENSAYSPGNKVSTISTGYPLQL
- the LOC100169105 gene encoding maltase 2 isoform X1: MRTFDVFLLVVIAYTYATVNGNVYFRAKNPINEWWSNTIIYQVYPRSFKDGDNDGIGDLKGIIQKLDHFTDLGIETLWVGPLFKSPMDDMGYDVEDFYMIDPMFGTMGDFKELVFEMNNRNLKLIIDLIPNHSSYKCGWFNKSIKQEGKYKDYYMWRNASNQDELLINSSITPIPPNNWLSMFGGSAWTWNEQRNQFYLHQFSKEQPDFDLRNPDVNKQILNVIEFWMDKGVSGFRFDAVDFLYENISLYDEPLRPGMSNLTEYSEPDHIYTTNQPEVINTVLEWKAFMDNYTKSKNITISSLMASEAYADVNILMQYYGNSTNPGAQIPFNLALVRCPKDDHIVESIDNIIQIWLAGLPENAVANWVMENHDTSRLSSKFGAESVPIFTALKLALPGIEVTYYGSEIGMEDNMYLRPEQIKDTNIAGIGDPKLRKPRDYERCPMQWDDSSNAGFTEEKKSWLPVNPNYYKLNVETQKKIPTSNYNFYKKMSQLRKTNTLKNGDLQTYNISKSIYILKRSLLEHESYIVVMNFGSETETVILSNIMSNLKDELFVYLGSENSAYSPGNKVSTISTGYPLQL